One Qiania dongpingensis genomic window carries:
- a CDS encoding recombinase family protein, translating to MAVREKYSAALYMRLSKDDSGFGESASISSQRKILRRYALENGFCVHKEYVDDGISGLTFNRPGFKRMIQDIENKQINLVITKDLSRLGRNYIMTGRYTEFYFPSKKVRCIAVNDNYDSDDLYSDMVPFRNVINEMYARDTSRKIRSALLARMQEGAFMGAHAPYGYERDAGDKHHLVVDEVTGTIVKGIFQKAAAGVLPIQIARELNECKIPTPSEYRCMSNPSLRIENFSKRREWTSATIIKILRNPVYLGHMAQRKTSKLSFKCPAAISLPASDWIIVENTHAPLVTNLTFELAARRSRQRTCIQGNGFNNLFSGIARCGDCGRRMSAVSSRKKGAEANLACGAYKQKGTRGCSNHFIAYDDLYEVVLCRIQSLMRRCGFSEPEKLTQDLLFHLVDHIEICQGHFGKTPSGRVKFQTIKIFFRFRPPE from the coding sequence ATGGCGGTTCGGGAAAAATATTCAGCAGCCCTGTATATGCGTCTTTCAAAGGATGACAGCGGCTTCGGGGAAAGTGCCAGCATCTCCTCTCAGAGGAAAATACTCAGAAGATATGCGTTGGAGAACGGGTTCTGTGTCCATAAAGAATATGTGGATGACGGAATCTCCGGATTGACCTTTAACCGCCCCGGTTTTAAACGTATGATACAGGATATTGAGAATAAACAAATAAACCTGGTCATTACGAAAGATTTGTCCCGTCTGGGCCGCAATTATATTATGACCGGGCGGTATACGGAGTTCTATTTTCCTTCTAAAAAAGTGCGATGTATAGCGGTCAATGACAATTACGATTCTGATGATCTGTATTCTGATATGGTTCCATTCCGGAATGTGATCAATGAGATGTATGCCCGGGATACCAGCCGAAAAATTCGTTCCGCTTTATTGGCGCGGATGCAGGAGGGGGCCTTTATGGGCGCGCATGCACCGTATGGTTATGAGCGGGACGCCGGGGATAAACATCATTTAGTCGTCGATGAAGTGACCGGAACTATCGTAAAAGGGATATTTCAAAAAGCCGCTGCGGGAGTCCTGCCGATACAGATAGCCAGGGAACTGAATGAATGTAAAATACCGACGCCGTCGGAATACCGCTGCATGAGCAACCCTTCCCTCCGCATAGAAAACTTTTCCAAACGGCGGGAATGGACGTCTGCTACCATAATCAAGATATTGAGAAATCCAGTTTATCTAGGGCATATGGCACAGAGAAAGACGTCAAAATTGTCATTCAAATGTCCTGCGGCCATATCCCTGCCTGCGTCTGACTGGATAATTGTGGAGAATACCCACGCCCCCCTGGTGACGAATTTGACGTTTGAGCTTGCCGCACGCCGGAGCCGGCAGCGGACCTGTATCCAAGGAAACGGGTTCAACAACTTATTTTCAGGGATTGCCAGATGCGGGGACTGCGGGAGAAGGATGTCGGCGGTCAGTTCCCGGAAAAAGGGGGCGGAGGCGAATCTGGCCTGCGGCGCGTATAAGCAGAAGGGAACCCGGGGATGCTCCAATCATTTTATTGCCTATGATGATTTATATGAGGTGGTACTTTGCAGAATACAATCGCTCATGCGGCGGTGCGGATTTTCAGAACCGGAAAAACTCACGCAGGATCTCCTTTTTCATTTGGTAGACCATATTGAGATCTGCCAGGGGCATTTTGGTAAAACGCCGAGCGGCAGAGTAAAATTCCAGACCATAAAGATCTTTTTTCGTTTCAGACCGCCGGAATAA
- a CDS encoding recombinase family protein has product MIYESDLSTCGNKWKFLADNDRKERNKNYSVGLYMRLSKDDGESLESSSITNQRKLLLSFAKSHGLSVFDEYVDDGFSGTNFNRPAFRRMLKDIEARKINMILAKDLSRLGRDYIMTGQYTEVYFPSRRVRFIAVNDNFDSDSPDSDIAPFKNVVNEMYARDTSRKIRSAFLVRMQEGSYVGSLAPYGYRKDPEDKHHLLPDDEVSGVVKDIFSMAAGGMRPASIAADLNRRGILSPKAYRDSRSASSKEASPVSSWSARTITKLLRNPVYLGHMAQGRSRKISFKSTLTVKNPPEAWIRVENTHQALVSADIFLQAGVFLDSRRSTAAAEQDGRPSSYK; this is encoded by the coding sequence ATGATTTATGAGAGTGATTTGTCTACATGTGGAAATAAATGGAAATTTTTAGCAGACAACGACAGAAAAGAGCGGAATAAAAATTATTCTGTCGGATTATATATGCGGCTTTCCAAAGATGACGGAGAATCCTTAGAGAGCTCCAGCATTACAAATCAAAGGAAGCTTCTTCTTTCGTTTGCCAAAAGCCATGGGCTTTCCGTCTTTGATGAATATGTGGATGATGGATTCAGCGGCACAAACTTCAACCGGCCCGCTTTCCGCCGTATGCTTAAAGACATTGAGGCCAGAAAGATCAATATGATCCTTGCCAAAGACTTGTCCCGACTGGGCCGTGACTATATCATGACCGGACAATATACGGAGGTCTATTTTCCTTCCAGACGGGTGCGTTTCATCGCCGTCAACGATAACTTTGATTCCGACTCTCCCGACTCAGACATCGCGCCTTTTAAAAATGTGGTCAATGAAATGTATGCCCGGGACACCAGCCGCAAAATCCGTTCTGCCTTCCTGGTACGGATGCAGGAAGGCAGCTATGTGGGCAGCCTGGCTCCTTACGGCTATCGGAAGGACCCGGAGGATAAGCATCATCTGCTCCCAGACGATGAAGTATCCGGCGTGGTAAAAGACATCTTCTCCATGGCGGCCGGCGGTATGCGGCCAGCTTCCATTGCCGCCGATCTGAACCGCCGGGGAATCCTCTCTCCAAAGGCCTACCGCGATTCCAGAAGCGCCAGTTCCAAAGAAGCTTCGCCTGTGAGCTCATGGTCTGCCAGGACCATTACGAAGCTTCTGCGAAACCCTGTATATTTAGGACATATGGCCCAAGGGCGCTCCAGGAAGATTTCCTTCAAATCCACTCTCACCGTGAAAAACCCTCCGGAAGCCTGGATACGGGTGGAAAACACCCATCAGGCCCTGGTGTCCGCCGACATCTTTTTACAGGCAGGCGTTTTCCTGGATTCCAGAAGATCCACCGCCGCCGCAGAACAAGACGGCAGACCTTCTTCATATAAATAA
- the dapA gene encoding 4-hydroxy-tetrahydrodipicolinate synthase, translated as MAIFKGAGVAIVTPFHEDGSVNYEKLTELLEEQIAGGVDSIIICGTTGEASTLSHEEHLDVVGHTVKVVDGRVPVVAGTGSNCTETAIYLSVEAEKLGADGLLQVTPYYNKATQKGLIAHFTAVAEAVKIPIILYNVPSRTGCNILPETAVYLAKHVPNIVGIKEACGNISQIAKLAHLADGCLDIYSGNDDQIVPLLSLGGIGVISVLANVAPRQTHDIVMNFLEGRVMESAKMQLEALPLIDALFCEVNPIPVKTAMNLMGKECGPLRGPLSPMEPENVEKLKKAMTDYGLLLKA; from the coding sequence ATGGCAATATTCAAAGGAGCAGGTGTAGCGATTGTAACCCCTTTTCATGAAGACGGAAGTGTGAATTATGAAAAACTGACAGAACTTTTGGAAGAACAGATCGCAGGCGGCGTGGACAGTATCATAATCTGCGGGACGACAGGCGAGGCATCCACTTTGAGCCACGAGGAGCATTTGGATGTAGTCGGACATACGGTAAAGGTGGTAGACGGACGGGTGCCGGTAGTCGCGGGCACCGGTTCCAACTGCACGGAGACTGCGATCTACCTGTCTGTGGAGGCCGAGAAACTGGGGGCTGACGGGCTTCTGCAGGTAACCCCTTATTACAATAAGGCGACACAGAAAGGGCTGATCGCTCATTTCACCGCAGTGGCGGAGGCAGTGAAGATTCCGATCATCCTTTATAACGTACCCAGCCGCACCGGCTGCAATATTCTGCCGGAGACTGCGGTTTACCTGGCGAAACATGTGCCGAACATCGTAGGGATCAAAGAGGCCTGCGGAAATATTTCCCAGATCGCGAAGCTGGCTCATCTGGCAGACGGCTGTCTGGATATTTATTCGGGAAATGACGATCAGATCGTGCCGCTTCTGTCACTGGGAGGAATCGGCGTGATTTCAGTCCTGGCCAATGTCGCTCCCAGGCAGACTCATGATATTGTCATGAACTTTTTGGAAGGGCGGGTAATGGAAAGTGCGAAAATGCAGCTGGAGGCCCTTCCTCTGATTGACGCGCTTTTCTGCGAGGTGAATCCGATTCCGGTGAAAACGGCCATGAATCTGATGGGAAAAGAATGCGGGCCGCTCCGCGGACCTTTGTCCCCCATGGAGCCGGAGAACGTGGAGAAACTGAAGAAAGCCATGACGGATTATGGCCTTTTGCTGAAAGCATAA
- the dapB gene encoding 4-hydroxy-tetrahydrodipicolinate reductase, whose protein sequence is MIRIIMHGCNGHMGQVITGLLAADADAQIVAGVDLSDHIQNTYPVYASLEACREEADVIIDFCSAKAIESLLDYSVKRQIPVVICTTGISEEQMEKIREAGRSVAVLKSANMSLGVNMLLKLLKEAAQTLAPAGFDIEIVEKHHNQKVDAPSGTALALADSINEALDNEYAYKYDRSNERVKRPKKEIGISAVRGGNIVGEHEVIFAGTDEVVEFKHTAYSKAVFAKGAIEAAKFLAGKPAGFYDMSDVIG, encoded by the coding sequence ATGATAAGAATCATCATGCATGGCTGCAACGGCCATATGGGACAAGTGATCACCGGACTTTTGGCCGCGGATGCGGATGCACAGATCGTCGCCGGTGTCGATCTGTCGGATCATATACAGAATACTTATCCTGTATATGCTTCTTTGGAAGCGTGCAGGGAAGAAGCAGATGTCATCATTGATTTCTGTTCCGCGAAAGCAATCGAGAGTCTTTTGGATTACAGTGTGAAAAGGCAGATTCCTGTGGTGATCTGTACTACGGGGATATCCGAGGAACAGATGGAGAAAATCCGGGAGGCGGGCAGGTCGGTGGCCGTTCTTAAATCGGCGAATATGTCCCTGGGGGTCAACATGCTTTTGAAGCTTTTAAAAGAGGCGGCCCAGACGCTGGCTCCGGCAGGCTTTGACATTGAAATTGTGGAAAAGCATCACAACCAGAAAGTGGATGCGCCCAGCGGCACAGCGCTTGCGCTGGCGGATTCCATAAATGAGGCTTTGGACAATGAATATGCTTATAAGTATGACCGTTCAAATGAACGGGTAAAGCGTCCGAAAAAAGAGATTGGGATCAGCGCTGTACGGGGCGGGAACATTGTTGGAGAGCATGAGGTGATATTTGCCGGTACCGACGAGGTAGTCGAATTTAAGCATACGGCTTATTCCAAGGCCGTATTTGCGAAGGGGGCCATAGAAGCCGCAAAATTTCTGGCGGGAAAACCGGCCGGATTTTACGATATGAGCGATGTTATCGGGTGA
- a CDS encoding aldose 1-epimerase family protein, protein MVNRSYYGHDTQFYGVEEHRLAGGKGNGMRLFQVRNGSGLEFTVSADRAADISRISFNGVNLNYMGPAGYVAPAYYDEPGFGFLKSFTCGFLTTCGLQAIGTPSVDGDIPCPLHGTISNIPTDHIYYTEEDGKIEIHAKVSDTEIFKQKLILTRTISCEYGVNKLKITDSVKNAGSADEPFMLLYHMNMGYPLLSETSRVAVSSKNVIPRDDHAAKDLDTWDKMLAPTPNFQEQCYYHEFEENKPCAKIFNPDAGVGLAIRWDQKQIPYMTEWKMMGERDYVLGLEPTISKLEGRAELRKNGALQFIKPGEIRSFELEVEFFDKEADWEAAK, encoded by the coding sequence ATGGTAAACAGAAGCTATTACGGACACGACACGCAGTTTTATGGTGTAGAAGAACACCGGCTGGCAGGAGGGAAGGGAAACGGCATGCGCCTGTTCCAGGTTCGGAACGGAAGCGGCCTGGAGTTCACGGTTTCCGCGGACCGCGCCGCAGACATCTCCCGAATCTCTTTCAATGGCGTAAATTTAAATTATATGGGGCCCGCCGGATACGTGGCTCCTGCCTATTACGACGAACCCGGATTCGGTTTCCTGAAATCCTTCACCTGTGGCTTTCTCACCACCTGCGGACTCCAGGCCATCGGAACTCCCAGTGTGGACGGCGATATCCCCTGCCCACTCCATGGAACCATTTCCAACATTCCGACGGATCATATTTATTATACGGAAGAGGACGGCAAGATTGAGATCCATGCCAAGGTCAGTGATACAGAAATCTTCAAGCAGAAGCTGATCCTCACGAGGACGATTTCCTGTGAATACGGCGTCAACAAACTGAAGATAACCGACAGTGTGAAAAACGCCGGTTCCGCAGATGAGCCTTTCATGCTCCTGTACCACATGAATATGGGATATCCGCTGCTCAGTGAAACTTCCAGGGTAGCCGTCTCTTCCAAGAACGTCATCCCCCGGGACGACCACGCAGCGAAGGATCTCGATACCTGGGATAAGATGCTCGCGCCCACGCCCAACTTCCAGGAACAGTGCTATTACCATGAATTTGAGGAGAATAAACCCTGCGCGAAAATCTTTAATCCCGATGCCGGCGTCGGCCTCGCCATCCGCTGGGATCAAAAGCAGATTCCTTATATGACAGAATGGAAGATGATGGGCGAGAGAGACTATGTCCTCGGTCTTGAACCCACCATCAGCAAGCTGGAAGGCCGTGCGGAGCTTCGCAAAAACGGCGCCCTGCAGTTCATCAAGCCGGGAGAAATCCGCAGCTTTGAACTGGAAGTGGAGTTCTTTGACAAAGAGGCCGACTGGGAAGCCGCAAAGTAA
- the purC gene encoding phosphoribosylaminoimidazolesuccinocarboxamide synthase encodes MEKLDLLYEGKAKKVYATNEPDVLIVDYKDDATAFNGLKKGTIVGKGVINNRMTNHVFKMFEKEGIPTHYIEELSDRETAVKKVEIVPLEVIIRNVAAGSFSKKLGIEEGRVLACPTLEFSYKNDDLGDPFINKYYALALELATEEEIEKITKMAFRINEIMVDFFKKADIQLVDFKIEFGRYKGDIILADEVSPDTCRLWDINTHAKLDKDRFRRDMGGVEDAYQEVFRRLGL; translated from the coding sequence ATGGAAAAACTGGATTTACTGTATGAAGGAAAAGCAAAAAAGGTTTATGCTACCAATGAGCCGGATGTCCTGATCGTAGACTACAAAGATGATGCGACAGCCTTCAACGGTCTGAAAAAGGGTACTATCGTAGGAAAGGGCGTCATCAACAACCGCATGACTAACCATGTGTTCAAGATGTTTGAAAAAGAAGGTATCCCTACCCATTACATCGAAGAGCTCAGCGATAGGGAGACAGCAGTAAAGAAGGTTGAGATCGTTCCCCTGGAAGTGATCATCAGGAATGTGGCCGCAGGAAGCTTTTCTAAGAAGCTGGGAATCGAAGAGGGACGTGTCCTTGCGTGCCCTACCCTGGAGTTCAGCTATAAGAACGATGATCTGGGAGATCCCTTCATTAATAAATACTATGCCTTGGCTTTGGAGCTGGCAACGGAAGAAGAGATTGAAAAGATCACCAAAATGGCGTTCCGGATCAATGAGATCATGGTGGATTTCTTCAAAAAAGCCGATATCCAGCTGGTCGATTTTAAGATTGAATTCGGCAGATATAAAGGCGACATCATCCTGGCGGACGAAGTATCTCCCGATACCTGCAGGCTGTGGGACATCAATACCCATGCGAAGCTTGACAAGGACCGCTTCAGAAGAGACATGGGCGGCGTAGAGGATGCTTATCAGGAAGTCTTCCGTCGTCTGGGCCTGTAA
- the purF gene encoding amidophosphoribosyltransferase, producing the protein MTCDDSDGLHEECGVFGVYDFDGNDVAPTIYYGLLALQHRGQESCGIAVSDTEGPKGKVKVYKGMGLAGEVFTPDVLEELRQGDIGVGHVRYSTAGGSTRENAQPLVLNYIKGTLALAHNGNLVNAPELRRELEYGGAIFQTTIDSEVVAYHIARERVKSGTVEEAVRLAMKKIAGAYSLVVMSPRKLIGARDPFGFKPLCIGKRDNAYILASETCALDTVGAEFVRDVKPGEIVTITKEGIKSDRSLCLAPEKEARCIFEYIYFARPDTRIDGVSVYHARLAAGRFLAEDHPVEADLVVGVPESGNAAAQGYAQESGIPYGTAFVKNSYVGRTFIKPKQKNRESSVQVKLNVLKESVAGKRIVMVDDSIVRGTTCGRIVGMLREAGAKEVHVRISAPPFLYPCYFGTDIPSEDQLIAHGRTTEEICREIGADSLGYLGLERLPQMAEGLPICSACFSGRYPIAPPAEDIRGEYIR; encoded by the coding sequence ATGACATGCGATGATTCAGATGGGCTTCATGAGGAATGTGGAGTCTTTGGAGTTTATGATTTTGACGGAAACGATGTTGCGCCTACAATTTATTATGGCCTTCTGGCCCTCCAGCACCGCGGGCAGGAAAGCTGCGGCATTGCAGTGAGCGATACGGAGGGCCCGAAGGGCAAAGTAAAGGTTTATAAGGGAATGGGCCTTGCCGGCGAGGTCTTTACTCCGGACGTCTTGGAGGAACTGCGCCAGGGGGATATCGGTGTGGGACATGTCCGTTATTCGACCGCAGGAGGAAGCACCAGGGAAAACGCACAGCCTCTGGTGCTGAATTACATTAAGGGCACTTTGGCGCTGGCTCATAACGGAAACCTGGTGAACGCGCCGGAGCTTCGGCGGGAACTGGAGTACGGCGGCGCGATTTTTCAGACGACGATAGATTCTGAAGTGGTGGCCTATCATATTGCGAGAGAGCGTGTGAAGTCTGGAACTGTGGAAGAGGCCGTCAGGCTGGCCATGAAAAAGATCGCAGGCGCTTATTCCCTGGTGGTTATGAGCCCCAGAAAGCTGATCGGAGCCCGCGATCCCTTTGGATTTAAGCCCCTTTGTATCGGAAAACGGGATAACGCTTATATTTTGGCGTCGGAAACCTGTGCTCTGGATACGGTCGGAGCCGAATTTGTACGGGATGTGAAGCCCGGTGAGATCGTGACAATCACAAAAGAAGGGATCAAGTCTGACAGGAGTCTCTGTCTTGCGCCCGAAAAAGAAGCAAGATGTATTTTTGAATATATTTATTTTGCGAGGCCAGATACAAGGATTGACGGCGTGAGCGTATACCATGCCAGGCTCGCAGCGGGCCGTTTCTTGGCTGAGGACCATCCGGTGGAGGCTGATTTGGTAGTCGGAGTTCCGGAGTCAGGTAACGCGGCGGCTCAGGGCTATGCCCAGGAGTCCGGCATCCCCTATGGGACGGCCTTTGTGAAGAACAGCTATGTGGGACGAACGTTCATAAAGCCCAAGCAGAAAAACAGGGAGTCCAGCGTACAGGTGAAGCTGAATGTCCTGAAAGAGTCTGTGGCGGGAAAAAGGATCGTCATGGTGGACGATTCTATCGTACGCGGTACTACCTGCGGCAGAATTGTCGGCATGCTGAGAGAAGCTGGGGCAAAAGAAGTTCATGTGAGGATTTCCGCGCCGCCTTTTCTTTATCCATGCTATTTCGGCACGGATATCCCTTCAGAAGACCAGCTGATCGCCCATGGCCGGACGACAGAGGAAATCTGCAGGGAGATTGGCGCCGACAGCTTGGGATATCTGGGATTGGAGCGGCTGCCGCAGATGGCAGAGGGGCTGCCCATATGCTCGGCCTGTTTCAGCGGCAGATATCCCATTGCCCCGCCCGCGGAGGACATCCGCGGCGAATATATACGATGA
- a CDS encoding adenylosuccinate synthase, with the protein MVRAIVGANWGDEGKGKITDMLAEKSDIIIRFQGGSNAGHTIINNYGKFALHLLPSGVFYDHTTSIIGNGVALNIPYLLKEIKALEEKGVPTPKILVSDRAQIMMPYHMLLDACEEARLAGKSFGSTKSGIAPFYSDKYAKIGFQVSELFGCPDELMDKVKNVCVLKNVLLENLYHQPPLVPEEVFATLMEYKDMIAPYVCDTSAYLHEALKEGKNILLEGQLGSLKDPDHGIYPMVTSSSTLAAYGAIGAGIPPYEIKNITTVVKAYSSAVGAGAFVSEIFGDEADELRNRGGDGGEYGATTGRPRRMGWFDAVASRYGCRVQGATEVALTVLDVLGYLDEIPICVGYEYDGKVEKEFPTTAKLEHAKPIYKKLPGWKCDIRGIRDYEKLPENCRNYIDEIEKEIGVPITLVSNGPGRSEVIERKPLI; encoded by the coding sequence ATGGTAAGAGCGATTGTAGGAGCCAACTGGGGCGACGAAGGAAAGGGTAAAATAACAGATATGCTGGCTGAAAAATCGGATATCATCATCCGGTTCCAGGGCGGCAGCAACGCGGGCCATACCATTATCAACAATTATGGAAAATTTGCGCTGCACCTGCTTCCTTCCGGTGTATTCTATGACCATACCACCAGCATCATCGGAAACGGCGTGGCTCTGAATATTCCCTATCTGCTTAAAGAAATCAAGGCGTTGGAGGAGAAGGGCGTGCCCACTCCGAAAATTTTGGTTTCCGACAGGGCCCAGATCATGATGCCCTATCATATGCTGCTGGATGCCTGCGAGGAGGCCCGCCTTGCGGGTAAATCCTTCGGTTCCACCAAATCCGGCATCGCGCCGTTCTATTCCGATAAATATGCGAAGATCGGCTTCCAGGTCAGCGAGCTGTTCGGCTGCCCCGATGAGCTGATGGATAAAGTAAAGAATGTCTGTGTTTTGAAAAATGTGCTTCTGGAGAACCTGTATCATCAGCCGCCGCTGGTACCGGAAGAGGTATTTGCGACTCTGATGGAATATAAGGACATGATTGCACCATACGTATGCGACACTTCCGCGTATCTCCATGAAGCTCTGAAGGAAGGAAAGAATATCCTGCTGGAGGGCCAGCTTGGCTCTCTCAAGGATCCTGATCACGGAATCTATCCCATGGTCACTTCGTCTTCTACCCTGGCTGCCTATGGAGCCATCGGCGCCGGTATTCCTCCATATGAGATCAAGAATATCACCACGGTGGTGAAGGCATATTCCAGCGCGGTAGGCGCGGGAGCCTTTGTCAGCGAGATTTTTGGAGATGAAGCAGATGAACTCCGCAACAGAGGCGGTGATGGCGGTGAATACGGTGCGACCACAGGCCGCCCCAGGAGAATGGGATGGTTCGATGCGGTGGCCAGCCGTTACGGATGCCGGGTACAGGGAGCTACTGAAGTCGCCCTGACGGTCCTGGATGTGCTGGGATATCTGGATGAGATTCCCATCTGCGTAGGATATGAATATGACGGAAAAGTGGAAAAAGAATTCCCCACCACGGCCAAACTCGAGCATGCGAAGCCAATCTACAAAAAGCTTCCCGGATGGAAATGTGATATCCGCGGTATTCGTGATTATGAGAAGCTGCCGGAGAACTGCAGGAATTATATAGACGAGATCGAAAAAGAGATCGGCGTACCGATCACCCTTGTTTCCAATGGACCCGGCAGGAGTGAGGTGATCGAGAGAAAACCTCTCATATAG
- a CDS encoding HAD family hydrolase, with amino-acid sequence MIRSLIFDIGNVLADFNWRDYLDGFSLSKEEDQAVTEALFLSPKWKEVDRGRLPDEELLASICEDAPGYVEQVRRVYAEAAAAVEQNSYAAGLLKGLKEQGYRIYILSNYGKTFFEERLSRFEFLQYADGQVISYQVQSVKPEPEIYEALISRYQICPEEAVFFDDLPQNLETARQFGLHTVLVTGYESIVEGLKKFDIEI; translated from the coding sequence ATGATTCGTTCATTGATCTTTGATATTGGAAATGTTCTCGCCGATTTCAACTGGCGGGATTACCTGGACGGTTTTTCCCTTTCGAAGGAAGAGGACCAAGCCGTGACGGAAGCCCTTTTCCTGAGCCCTAAATGGAAAGAGGTGGACAGAGGGAGGCTTCCCGACGAGGAGCTGCTGGCTTCTATTTGTGAAGATGCGCCCGGGTATGTAGAGCAGGTCCGCAGAGTGTATGCGGAAGCAGCGGCGGCGGTGGAGCAGAACAGCTACGCGGCAGGTCTTTTAAAAGGGCTGAAAGAACAGGGATACCGGATTTATATCCTGTCCAATTATGGAAAGACCTTTTTTGAAGAACGATTGTCGCGCTTTGAGTTCCTTCAGTATGCGGATGGTCAGGTGATTTCCTATCAGGTACAGTCTGTCAAGCCGGAGCCGGAAATTTATGAGGCCTTGATATCCAGATATCAGATATGTCCGGAGGAAGCAGTGTTTTTCGATGACCTGCCTCAGAATCTGGAAACGGCCAGGCAGTTTGGCCTGCATACCGTTCTCGTGACGGGCTACGAATCAATCGTCGAAGGGCTTAAGAAATTTGATATAGAAATATAA
- the purB gene encoding adenylosuccinate lyase yields MYDRYQSPLSERYASREMQYIFSPDKKFRTWRRLWIALAETERELGLNITKEQIEELKEHQDDINYEVAKQREKEVRHDVMSHVYAYGVQCPKAKGIIHLGATSCYVGDNTDIIIMTEALKLVRRKLINVIDELAGFADKYKAQPTLAFTHFQPAQPTTVGKRATLWLQDLILDLEDVEYVIGTMKLLGSKGTTGTQASFLELFDGDHEKVKQVDKRIAEKMGFAGCYAVSGQTYSRKVDSRVVNVLAGIAQSAHKFSNDIRLLQHLKEVEEPFEKSQIGSSAMAYKRNPMRSERMASLADYVMADAMNPMLVASTQWFERTLDDSANKRLSVPEGFLAVDGILDLYLNVVDGLVVYPKVIEKRLMSELPFMATENIMMDAVKAGGDRQELHERIRTLSMEAGRNVKENGGDNNLLELIAADPAFNMTLEELKTTMEPSRYVGRSREQVEEFLQEVIKPVLDANAELLGVKAEINV; encoded by the coding sequence ATGTACGATAGATACCAGAGCCCTTTGTCAGAGCGTTATGCCAGCAGGGAGATGCAGTATATTTTTTCTCCGGACAAGAAGTTCCGGACCTGGAGGAGGCTGTGGATCGCGCTGGCGGAAACGGAGCGTGAGCTGGGACTTAATATCACCAAGGAGCAGATAGAAGAGCTGAAAGAGCACCAGGATGATATTAATTATGAGGTGGCAAAGCAGAGAGAAAAGGAAGTGCGCCACGATGTGATGTCCCATGTGTACGCGTATGGAGTACAGTGCCCCAAAGCAAAGGGGATCATTCACCTTGGGGCTACCTCTTGCTATGTGGGAGACAATACGGATATCATCATCATGACGGAGGCTCTTAAACTGGTACGCAGGAAGCTCATCAATGTGATAGATGAGCTGGCCGGATTCGCGGATAAGTATAAGGCGCAGCCCACTCTTGCCTTTACTCATTTCCAGCCGGCGCAGCCGACGACTGTAGGGAAGCGCGCCACGCTGTGGCTTCAGGATCTGATCTTGGATCTGGAGGATGTGGAATATGTGATCGGCACCATGAAGCTTCTTGGCTCCAAAGGGACCACGGGTACCCAGGCCAGCTTCCTGGAACTGTTTGACGGGGACCACGAAAAGGTGAAGCAGGTCGATAAAAGGATAGCGGAGAAAATGGGATTTGCCGGCTGCTATGCTGTTTCAGGCCAGACATATTCCAGAAAGGTGGACAGCCGCGTGGTGAACGTCCTCGCGGGGATTGCCCAAAGCGCGCATAAATTTTCAAATGATATCCGCCTGCTCCAGCATCTGAAAGAGGTGGAAGAACCCTTTGAAAAGAGTCAGATCGGCTCATCGGCGATGGCATATAAAAGAAATCCCATGCGAAGCGAGCGTATGGCTTCTCTGGCGGACTACGTGATGGCAGATGCCATGAATCCCATGCTGGTGGCTTCTACCCAGTGGTTTGAGCGTACTTTGGATGATTCCGCCAACAAACGGCTGAGCGTGCCGGAAGGTTTCCTGGCTGTGGACGGTATTCTGGATCTGTATCTGAATGTGGTGGACGGCCTGGTGGTATATCCCAAGGTGATTGAGAAACGCCTGATGTCTGAGCTTCCTTTTATGGCGACGGAGAATATCATGATGGACGCGGTGAAAGCCGGAGGAGACAGACAGGAACTTCATGAAAGGATTCGGACGCTTTCCATGGAGGCCGGCAGAAACGTGAAGGAGAACGGCGGAGATAATAACCTTCTGGAACTGATCGCTGCCGATCCTGCTTTCAATATGACGCTTGAAGAACTGAAAACTACCATGGAGCCGTCCCGATATGTCGGAAGGTCCAGGGAACAGGTGGAAGAGTTCCTGCAGGAAGTCATTAAGCCGGTACTGGATGCAAATGCAGAGCTTCTGGGCGTAAAAGCGGAGATCAACGTTTAA